The following are encoded together in the Mycolicibacterium arabiense genome:
- a CDS encoding acetyl-CoA C-acetyltransferase — MDAVRTPRGKGRPDGALHGIHPQALFAQCLTALARRTGFDPAEVDDVIGGNGILSGDHADDIARLSVLLAGWPESVPGMTLNRFCGSGQQAITVAATAVASGAEHLVLAGGVESMSRWDVGVGLPTIDGDNPAFRARYPTVPQGISADLIATLEGFTRADVDAYAAESQRRAAVAIAEGRFDRSVIPVTDADGSVVLETDEHPRPGTTAENLSGLKPAFAPMGSASVDGECRTFDQIGAERYGVETIDHVHHAGNSSGVVDGAAAAAVASKAWLDGHDVTPRARIRATAAIGSEPIIMLTAPGPAAQRCLDRAGMRAADIDLWEVNEAFAAVPLKTIRDLGLDPERVNVNGGAIALGHPIGATGAMLIGTVLDELERRDLTTGLVTMCTGGGMGTATIIERV, encoded by the coding sequence ATCGACGCCGTCCGCACGCCCCGCGGCAAGGGCCGCCCCGACGGCGCTCTGCACGGCATCCATCCGCAGGCGTTGTTCGCCCAGTGCCTCACCGCGCTTGCCCGGCGCACCGGCTTCGACCCCGCGGAGGTCGACGACGTCATCGGGGGCAACGGCATCCTGTCCGGTGACCACGCCGACGACATCGCAAGGCTGTCGGTCCTGCTTGCCGGGTGGCCCGAGAGCGTGCCCGGCATGACGCTCAACCGGTTCTGCGGCTCCGGCCAGCAGGCGATCACCGTCGCCGCGACCGCCGTGGCATCCGGCGCCGAGCACCTCGTGCTCGCCGGCGGCGTCGAATCCATGTCGCGCTGGGACGTCGGGGTCGGCCTACCGACCATCGACGGCGACAACCCCGCCTTCCGGGCGCGCTACCCCACCGTCCCGCAGGGCATCTCGGCCGACCTGATCGCCACGCTGGAGGGCTTCACCCGCGCCGACGTCGACGCCTACGCCGCCGAAAGCCAGCGGCGCGCCGCCGTAGCCATCGCCGAGGGCCGCTTCGACCGGTCGGTCATCCCGGTCACCGACGCCGACGGGTCCGTTGTGCTCGAGACCGACGAGCACCCCCGGCCCGGCACAACCGCCGAGAATCTCTCCGGCCTCAAACCTGCGTTCGCACCAATGGGTTCCGCCTCCGTCGACGGCGAGTGCCGGACGTTCGACCAGATCGGCGCCGAGCGCTACGGCGTCGAGACGATCGACCACGTGCACCACGCGGGGAACTCCTCGGGCGTCGTCGACGGTGCCGCCGCGGCAGCCGTGGCATCCAAGGCCTGGCTCGACGGGCACGACGTGACCCCGCGCGCCCGCATCCGCGCGACCGCGGCCATCGGGAGCGAGCCGATCATCATGCTGACCGCGCCGGGCCCCGCCGCGCAGCGCTGCCTCGACCGCGCCGGCATGCGTGCCGCCGACATCGACCTCTGGGAGGTCAACGAGGCGTTCGCCGCCGTGCCGCTCAAGACGATCCGCGATCTCGGCCTCGATCCCGAGCGGGTCAACGTCAACGGCGGCGCCATTGCGCTCGGCCACCCCATCGGCGCCACCGGGGCCATGCTCATCGGCACCGTGCTCGACGAACTCGAACGCCGCGACCTCACCACCGGCCTGGTCACCATGTGCACCGGCGGCGGCATGGGCACCGCGACCATCATCGAGCGAGTCTGA
- a CDS encoding enoyl-CoA hydratase/isomerase family protein — METLLLDTLTDGVAVLQLNRPDRLNAINEVMRDELVATLRALGGDQSVRAIVLTGSGRGFCSGIDVRDFGPGMLEATAPAIDRMRFQEAMAALPRAIRDAPQPVIAAVNGACVGAGLALCLASDIRICSDTAKFGNAAILLGLSGAEMGTSYHLPRIVGTSVAADWTLTGRTVLADEADRRGLVSQVVTADALLDRALELAGQVAGLAPLGVELTKRALQVNTDAPNLDAALELENRNQVLTHATDDAAARRAAWS; from the coding sequence ATGGAGACACTGCTCCTCGACACGTTGACCGACGGCGTCGCGGTCCTGCAATTGAACCGGCCCGACCGGCTCAACGCGATCAACGAGGTCATGCGCGACGAACTCGTCGCCACGCTGCGCGCGCTCGGCGGCGACCAGTCCGTGCGCGCCATCGTGCTCACCGGGTCGGGCCGCGGGTTCTGCTCAGGCATCGACGTCCGCGACTTCGGTCCCGGCATGCTCGAGGCCACCGCCCCCGCGATCGACCGGATGCGCTTCCAGGAGGCCATGGCCGCACTCCCCCGCGCCATCCGCGACGCACCGCAGCCGGTCATCGCCGCCGTCAACGGCGCCTGCGTCGGCGCAGGTCTGGCGCTATGTCTGGCATCCGACATCCGAATCTGTTCGGACACGGCCAAGTTCGGCAACGCCGCCATCCTGCTCGGCCTGTCGGGCGCGGAGATGGGCACCAGCTACCACCTCCCCCGCATCGTCGGAACCAGCGTCGCCGCCGACTGGACGCTCACCGGTCGCACCGTGCTCGCCGACGAAGCAGACCGCCGCGGGCTGGTCAGCCAGGTGGTCACCGCCGACGCCCTGCTCGACCGCGCGCTGGAACTGGCCGGCCAGGTGGCCGGGCTGGCACCGCTCGGCGTCGAACTGACCAAGCGCGCATTGCAGGTCAACACCGACGCGCCGAACCTCGACGCCGCACTCGAACTCGAGAACCGCAACCAGGTGCTCACCCACGCCACCGACGACGCGGCCGCACGCCGCGCCGCGTGGTCGTGA
- a CDS encoding acyl-CoA dehydrogenase family protein, with protein MAWDFTTDPEWAEQLAWVEQFVREECEPIDMIVEESHDLNDPVRQALIPPLQRIVKDRGLWATHLGPHLGGPGFGQVKLALLNEILGRSECAPIVFGSQAPDSGNSEILAHYGTPELKQRYLEPLLDNRIVSCFSMTEPQGGADPKVFTTTAVQDGDHWVINGEKWYSSFASMASFIIVMAMTDPEAPPYQRYSMFVLPGDTPGINILRDVGLGYQPLGGGREGYVRYENVRVPDDHMLGPRGGAFVVAQTRLGGGRIHHAMRTVGLVRRIYDMITERAVSRYTQGEVLANKQMVQEMIADSWMEIEAFRLLTLQTAWKIDKFNDYKAVRGDISAVKAMMQKVLHDVSARALQIHGSLGTSHEMPFVQYLTESFVLGLADGPTEVHKVTLARQLLKDVAPAPDGFPSEHVLRLREAAEAKFADRLAGIPRG; from the coding sequence ATGGCGTGGGACTTCACCACCGACCCCGAGTGGGCCGAACAACTCGCATGGGTCGAGCAGTTCGTCCGCGAGGAGTGCGAACCGATCGACATGATCGTCGAGGAGTCCCACGACCTCAACGACCCCGTGCGCCAGGCGCTGATCCCACCGCTGCAGCGGATCGTGAAGGACCGCGGGCTGTGGGCCACCCACCTGGGCCCGCACCTCGGCGGCCCGGGCTTCGGGCAGGTGAAGCTCGCGCTGCTGAACGAGATTCTCGGACGCTCCGAGTGCGCGCCGATCGTATTCGGGTCGCAGGCACCGGATTCGGGCAACAGCGAGATCCTCGCGCACTACGGCACGCCGGAGCTGAAGCAGCGCTACCTCGAGCCGCTGCTCGACAACCGCATCGTGTCGTGCTTCTCGATGACCGAGCCCCAAGGCGGCGCCGACCCCAAGGTCTTCACCACCACCGCCGTGCAGGACGGCGACCACTGGGTCATCAACGGCGAGAAATGGTACTCGTCGTTCGCCTCGATGGCGTCGTTCATCATCGTCATGGCGATGACCGACCCCGAAGCGCCGCCCTATCAGCGCTATTCGATGTTCGTGCTGCCCGGCGACACCCCCGGCATCAACATCCTGCGCGACGTCGGCCTGGGTTATCAGCCGCTCGGCGGCGGCCGCGAAGGGTACGTGCGCTACGAGAACGTCCGCGTGCCCGACGATCACATGCTCGGCCCGCGCGGCGGCGCCTTCGTCGTGGCGCAGACCCGCCTCGGCGGCGGCCGCATCCATCACGCCATGCGGACGGTCGGGCTGGTGCGCCGGATCTACGACATGATCACCGAGCGGGCCGTGTCGCGCTACACCCAGGGCGAGGTGCTGGCCAACAAGCAGATGGTGCAGGAGATGATCGCCGACTCCTGGATGGAGATCGAGGCGTTCCGGCTGCTGACCCTCCAAACCGCCTGGAAGATAGACAAGTTCAACGACTACAAGGCCGTCCGGGGCGACATCTCGGCCGTCAAGGCCATGATGCAGAAGGTGCTGCACGACGTGTCGGCGCGCGCATTGCAGATCCACGGGTCACTCGGCACGTCGCACGAGATGCCGTTCGTGCAGTACCTGACCGAATCGTTCGTGCTGGGCCTGGCCGACGGCCCGACCGAGGTGCACAAGGTGACGTTGGCACGCCAGCTGCTCAAGGACGTCGCACCCGCACCCGACGGGTTCCCGTCCGAGCACGTGCTGCGGCTGCGCGAGGCGGCAGAGGCGAAGTTCGCCGACCGGCTCGCAGGCATACCGCGGGGTTAG
- a CDS encoding phosphotransferase family protein yields the protein MTELGLDGLRIRLARSGVREVGVLAGGASSLTFRGVLDERPVVVKVAPPGHEPVGHRDVLRQARILRALGPTDVPVPEVLVEDAGSPPLFVMTLVAGESFEPLFDGGTGFDDTVAQRYRSAARTLAALHALSPVDLGAGEEPVVDAAAEVERWCATLRTVAQDLVPGWEAVSGELLAGVPAPLGPAIVHGDFRLGNLLAVGSEVTAVIDWEIWSVGDPRIDLGWFLANADPATYSRPSPYVDAVPSRGDLLGQYGDAPDVAWFIALACFKSAATWSLIVKHNRRRPTPRAEFEEMAPVLPRLLQRARTLLA from the coding sequence GTGACTGAACTCGGCCTCGACGGGCTGCGGATCCGGCTTGCCCGCAGCGGTGTTCGCGAGGTCGGCGTGCTGGCGGGCGGGGCGTCGAGCCTGACGTTCCGCGGCGTGCTCGACGAGCGGCCGGTCGTGGTGAAGGTGGCGCCGCCCGGGCACGAGCCGGTCGGCCATCGCGACGTGCTGCGGCAGGCGCGCATCCTCAGGGCGCTCGGGCCAACCGACGTGCCGGTCCCGGAGGTGCTGGTCGAGGACGCCGGGTCGCCGCCGCTGTTCGTGATGACGTTGGTGGCGGGTGAGTCGTTCGAGCCGCTGTTCGACGGCGGCACGGGGTTCGACGACACTGTGGCGCAGCGTTATCGGAGTGCGGCTCGAACCTTGGCCGCACTGCACGCGCTGAGCCCGGTCGACCTGGGTGCGGGTGAGGAGCCCGTGGTCGACGCGGCGGCCGAGGTGGAGCGCTGGTGCGCGACGCTGCGGACCGTCGCTCAGGATCTGGTGCCGGGCTGGGAAGCGGTCAGCGGCGAGCTGTTGGCCGGTGTGCCCGCACCGCTGGGTCCCGCGATCGTGCACGGCGACTTCCGACTGGGAAATCTGCTGGCCGTCGGGAGTGAGGTGACGGCGGTGATCGATTGGGAGATCTGGTCGGTAGGCGATCCGCGCATTGATCTGGGCTGGTTCCTGGCCAATGCCGACCCGGCCACGTACTCGCGGCCGTCACCATATGTCGACGCCGTGCCGTCGCGTGGTGACCTGCTCGGACAGTACGGTGACGCGCCGGACGTGGCGTGGTTCATCGCGCTGGCGTGCTTCAAGTCCGCGGCGACGTGGTCGCTGATCGTCAAGCACAATCGCCGGAGGCCAACGCCACGTGCGGAGTTCGAGGAGATGGCGCCCGTGCTGCCGCGGCTCCTGCAGCGGGCGCGAACGCTGCTGGCCTAA